Within Mustela nigripes isolate SB6536 chromosome 3, MUSNIG.SB6536, whole genome shotgun sequence, the genomic segment GAGCATCAGCGAGTGCACACTGGAGAAAGACTCTATGTGTGCAACATGTGTGGAAAGGACTTCATTCACTATGCAGACCTCGCTGAGCACCAGAGAGCACATACAGGAGGAAAACCATTCCGATGCATGCAGTGTGGGAGAGCCTTCCATCACAGCTCAGACCTGGTTCGGCACCAGCGAGTTCACACCCGGGAGAGGCCTTTTGAATGCAAGGAGTGTGGGAAAGGCTTCAGCCAGAGCTCGTTGCTCATTCGCCATCAGAGAATCCACACGGGAGAAAGGCCTTATGAGTGTAACGAGTGCGGAAAGTCCTTCATCAGGAGCTCGAGCCTCGTTCGACATTACCAGACCCACACAGAGGTGAAGCAGTACGAGTGTAAGGAGTGCGGGAAGGCCTTCCGTCACCGCTCCGACCTCATCGAACATCAGAGGATCCACACCGGAGAGAGGCCCTTTGAATGCAAccaatgtgggaaagcctttattCGGAGTTCGAAGCTCATTCAACATCAAAGGATCCACACCGGGGAAAGACCTTACGTGTGCAATGAGTGTGGGAAGCGCTTCAGCCAGACATCCAACTTTACCCAGCACCAGAGGATCCACACCGGAGAGAGACTCTACGAATGTAACGAGTGCGGGAAAGCCTTCTTTCTGAGCTCGTACCTTATTCGACACCAGAAAATCCACACCGGGGAGAGAGTGTACGAGTGCAAGGACTGTGGGAAAGCTTTTCTCCAGAAAGCCCACCTCACTGAACACCGGAAAATCCACACTGGGGATAGGCCCTTTGAATGTAAGGACTGTGGGAAAGCTTTCATTCAGAGCTCCAAGCTGCTTCTGCATCAGATCATTCATACCGGCGAAAAGCCCTACGTGTGTAGTTACTGTGGGAAAGGCTTTATTCAAAGGTCAAACTTCCTTCAACACCAGAAAGTTCATACTGAAGAGAAACTCTATGACTGTAGTCAGTTTGGGAAAGACTTCAGCTCAGccccaaactttaaaaataatcaaggtGTTCACCAAGAGGGACTTCCCTTGAGTAAGACC encodes:
- the ZNF623 gene encoding zinc finger protein 623 — translated: MSETLTVMEPPASESGAFPAPRLEGLLGNPEGSCPPQEGGFRGVTITHWKIQAGEAARVGSKSGESPVLSSNLLLLQRELVEGEAHQCEICGKSFTFNSDLVRHQISHAGEKPYRCEQCGKSFSQSSHLVEHQRVHTGERLYVCNMCGKDFIHYADLAEHQRAHTGGKPFRCMQCGRAFHHSSDLVRHQRVHTRERPFECKECGKGFSQSSLLIRHQRIHTGERPYECNECGKSFIRSSSLVRHYQTHTEVKQYECKECGKAFRHRSDLIEHQRIHTGERPFECNQCGKAFIRSSKLIQHQRIHTGERPYVCNECGKRFSQTSNFTQHQRIHTGERLYECNECGKAFFLSSYLIRHQKIHTGERVYECKDCGKAFLQKAHLTEHRKIHTGDRPFECKDCGKAFIQSSKLLLHQIIHTGEKPYVCSYCGKGFIQRSNFLQHQKVHTEEKLYDCSQFGKDFSSAPNFKNNQGVHQEGLPLSKTAMHVGEKSAGQGEHTDNL